One genomic region from Nostoc sphaeroides encodes:
- a CDS encoding FAD-binding oxidoreductase codes for MSLTEEILSQLPGDVLAGLRQSDRILTSVRENTAPVPTLVKESQQSLGVADFDVLICGGTLGILIGCALAVKGLRVALMERGILRGREQEWNISRKELDVFVELNLLTEEELESAIATQYNPARVSFDGGTEVWVEDVLNIGVDPVYLLATLKTRFLTAGGKLLENTPFTEAVVHPDGVMVNNQFKTRLLIDAMGHLSPITQQARQGKKPEALCLVVGSCAQGFPENNSGDLILSFTPLQNQCQYFWEAFPARDGRTTYLFTYMDAHPQRLTLEALFEEYLRLLPEYQGVELSKLKFQRSLFGFFPTYRQSPIKTPWSRILTAGDSSGSQSPLSFGGFGAMVRHLKRLTFGIYEALETEQLSAKALALLQPYQPSLTVTWLFQRAMSVGVNQKIAPDQINQLLSAVFQEMQQFGTPVLKPFLQDIVQFSALTQTLLKTGLDHPLLVAKIIPQVGLASLLDWMLHYSNLGVYTALFWLSPMLETWIKNQPTEQQYYWHRLIDAWKYGSGGDYSDET; via the coding sequence ATGTCTTTAACTGAAGAAATTCTTTCCCAATTACCCGGCGATGTTTTAGCAGGGTTACGCCAAAGCGATCGCATCTTAACATCTGTGCGCGAAAACACCGCACCAGTACCAACGTTAGTTAAAGAAAGTCAACAGTCTTTAGGCGTTGCAGATTTCGATGTGCTTATCTGCGGTGGCACCTTGGGCATTTTAATTGGTTGCGCCTTAGCGGTGAAGGGACTGCGGGTGGCGTTGATGGAACGGGGTATTTTGCGGGGAAGGGAACAAGAGTGGAATATTTCTCGCAAAGAATTAGATGTATTTGTGGAATTAAACTTGCTGACTGAGGAAGAATTAGAGAGTGCGATCGCCACTCAATATAACCCAGCGCGAGTTAGTTTTGATGGCGGTACAGAAGTTTGGGTAGAGGATGTTTTGAATATTGGCGTAGATCCAGTTTATCTATTAGCTACTTTGAAAACCCGATTTCTCACCGCAGGTGGAAAGTTATTAGAAAACACACCCTTTACTGAAGCAGTGGTTCATCCAGATGGGGTGATGGTAAATAACCAATTCAAAACTCGGTTGTTAATCGACGCAATGGGACATCTTTCACCCATCACTCAACAAGCACGCCAAGGCAAAAAACCAGAAGCACTATGCTTAGTTGTAGGAAGTTGCGCCCAAGGTTTTCCCGAAAATAACTCAGGCGATTTAATATTATCATTTACACCTTTGCAGAATCAATGTCAGTACTTCTGGGAGGCTTTTCCAGCTAGGGATGGCAGAACAACTTACTTGTTTACTTATATGGATGCACATCCCCAACGTTTAACTTTAGAAGCTTTATTTGAAGAATATCTGCGTCTATTACCAGAATATCAGGGAGTGGAGTTGAGTAAACTGAAATTTCAGCGATCGCTATTTGGTTTCTTTCCCACTTATCGCCAAAGCCCCATCAAAACCCCTTGGAGTCGCATTTTAACAGCCGGAGATAGCAGTGGTAGTCAATCTCCCTTGAGTTTTGGTGGTTTTGGGGCAATGGTACGTCATCTGAAGCGTTTAACGTTTGGCATTTACGAAGCGCTGGAAACAGAACAATTATCTGCAAAAGCTTTAGCACTACTGCAACCCTATCAGCCAAGTTTGACTGTTACCTGGTTGTTTCAAAGGGCGATGAGTGTTGGTGTCAATCAGAAAATTGCCCCAGATCAAATTAACCAACTCCTCTCGGCAGTATTTCAGGAAATGCAACAGTTTGGTACACCAGTGCTAAAACCATTTTTACAGGATATAGTGCAGTTTTCGGCATTAACGCAAACACTGTTAAAAACTGGTTTAGATCATCCTCTATTAGTTGCCAAGATAATTCCGCAAGTAGGTTTGGCAAGTTTGTTAGATTGGATGTTACATTACAGTAATTTAGGTGTATACACTGCCTTGTTTTGGTTAAGTCCAATGCTAGAAACATGGATTAAGAATCAACCAACAGAACAACAATATTATTGGCATCGTTTGATTGATGCCTGGAAGTATGGTTCTGGCGGTGATTACTCAGATGAAACTTAG
- a CDS encoding coiled-coil domain-containing protein, protein MLLLNKQMLLLNKQMLLLNKQMLSLNKQMLSLNKQMRSLNKQMRSLNKQMRSLNKQMRSLNKQMRSLNKQMLSLNKQMRSLNKQMRSLNKQMRSLNKQMRSLNLTFDGMWKTSL, encoded by the coding sequence ATGCTGTTGCTCAACAAGCAAATGCTGTTGCTCAACAAGCAAATGCTGTTGCTCAACAAGCAAATGCTGTCGCTCAACAAGCAAATGCTGTCGCTCAACAAGCAAATGCGATCGCTCAACAAGCAAATGCGATCGCTCAACAAGCAAATGCGATCGCTCAACAAGCAAATGCGATCGCTCAACAAGCAAATGCGATCGCTCAACAAGCAAATGCTGTCGCTCAACAAGCAAATGCGATCGCTCAACAAGCAAATGCGATCGCTCAACAAGCAAATGCGATCGCTCAACAAGCAAATGCGATCGCTCAACCTGACTTTTGACGGGATGTGGAAAACCTCTCTCTAA